The DNA segment GATGAGATGACTATATAGGAGTCTAACTGGGCTTTGAGTCAAATATGACTTATAATAATCCATCAAAGCAATGAAATTGCCTAGGACAGAGGTGAGGGAAcaattaaaaatgagtaaaaaaatcaTAGAGTCTAAGGTTATATGGCAGTTAGTACATGGCACATAGATGATTAGCACACAAATACACTAGTGGAGAAGGAAGACAACTTGCAGCTTTCTTTTGATGATAGTGAAACATAGATGGCTTGGGTATTTCAATGAGATGAAAGACTTTATTAGGTTTACTTCCCTATATAGTGTATAGTATCTTAATTTAAGAATAATCTTACATAACACAGCAGTTTCTTTATTACTAATTTGCAATTATGGTAGAAAATAAATTGATGCCTCAATTTTTGGAGAATTTTGTTCTAATGAGGGATTAAAGAAACTAATATAAAAGCATTTTCTGTGGAAAATCCAGATATGGcttcaaaagaaatataaatgtaagTCTTCCagtggaagaggagaaaaagagagagtttGGGAAAGAAACAGTGGCCTGAAGGCCCGATGTTGAATGTTTATGAGTTTGGGACAGAGTTAATAGTTCAGTCATCATGTCTTCTAGCTGTTGTCATAAACCTGAGATGACACTTCTTTCATGCGAAATACCTCCAatagaaaatctttttaaattggttttataGAGGTCAAACTAGAAGACtagacaaacaaaattaaattaggtAGGAGATTAAGGGTTGAGACTATGGTTACTAATGAAGACTGGGGTTTAGAATTAGATCATGTCCTATGGGTGTATTTAAGGAACAGGCCAGATTCCCTAATTGAAACTACTATGTATAGAGGCTGATAGGCAGCAGACCAGATGCTACAATCAAGATGTTCAAACAGTTTTTATTATACTAGGCAGTGATTGGCTGAAATCATCTGAGGATGTAGTTTAGAGTTAGTGGTATTCTTATAAAGAAGTCTGAATAGTCTCATATAAGCCTTAGACCAGCCATTTAAAAACTAAGTTTGCTTCAAGATAAATATTCCATAGCATCTATTCTTCTGATAAATGATGTTATGTTATAATTTGACATTCTGTgcagactggaattacagatcaGCTCTGATCTCTGAAGGTCACCAAAATACAGGTTGCATATATACAATCTGAAGTTAAATAGTTGGGCCTGGCTGAGCTGCAAGTCAGCTGAGACAGAGAAGCATACTGAGACATTCAATACAGTCTGCTGAAAGCTGTTTATGTTTGGAAACATTGGCCGAAAAGGAAGATTTAATCATTTAATGCtgtgaaaatgaacaaaatcttACAACTATTAAGTCACAAAATCTTACAACTATGTTTCAAGTGTGGCATTCACTAGGCCATTGCACTGAAATTAGATGGTGACACCTTTCAATTACTATATGATTAAGGACACTGTTGCCACACTCAGtatcaaataatgaaaattactTCTAAACCATATGGAAAGTAGTCACAATAATTCATTTTGAGATGCAACTGcaataaatttttattctttattgattctcttAAATGAACTTCCTAAAGATTTGTATGTCTAGAAGTAAGCCATAGTGAGCAAAATTAGTGAAATGGAGAACCACATTTCCTTCAGATGAAGCTACCTGTTCTTGCCTCCTAATAGCTAGGAATTCCACTTAGATTTCCAAATCCATTATGTTGAGGAATTATCATAAAAATCATAGGAAAAGCACTTATCCAACCCATTTTATCAATAATGAATGTGGTTGTTAAAGAATTAAATCATTTTTCATGCTCATGTGGTGGTTAAAATAAGCATAaaccctgattttttttatataaatactatgCTTACttaaatttttcaaaattgttttgttttttagatactATTAATGCCAATAGAGGAAGggtataatataaaattatgacaTATTGCcttatcataaaaatgaaaaatatttattggaattaaagtggaaaggagagaaggaaaaaaacacatcTAATACTTCTCTTTAGACTGTGTTGATTGAGGTGTTTATTATTACtaaagcaccacacacacatctaaatgtagataagaaaacAGGTGCTCAAATGCCTACCTGTGTCTGTGACAGAGTTTGACATTTCAGTTCTGTTTCATATGTTATATTACTAAAATCTTAAGGCAAGAAAATATCATGTACTATATGaagtaaaaatgtttttcattagcAAATTAGTTCTAATAATTTGAAAATCTGACTACTAtgtcttcaaattattttttctgcaaaatgataataatatatataaattatactcaatttaaatgaaaataaatactgaaGACTAAGTGTaatgaaattaaatattatattacTTCTCTACTACCATTGTATTTTTGGAAAACATGGATTAAATATTGTGAGTCCTATATAACTATAAAAACacaagacatttaagaaattatcTTTTCATCATATGTAATAGAGATTATCAATCATTTTATCTTttgcttttgaaatttaaaactagCTTTAACTGGTTTCTTGATGAAAAAACAAAGACTCATACAATCTTGCATACCCTCCCTCGTAAGTCACTAAGATGCATGGATTCTCACTACATTTCTCTTTTATACCCCCAATAAATACTATTATCCTTTATATAATTTCTGAGAGCTCATAGGATAGGTACCAGGAATATATGTTGGAGATGCTAAGGCTTTTGGGAATAAAATAGCCTATATGTGAGGCAAAGGCTTTGCAAGGAAGGAATAAGGTCTTAGGATATCCCTTCAGTCTCCCTCTTCTCATAAATCCTCTTGTCAGAAGCTCAAACTGTTCCAGAATATGGTGCTTATCATCAGCCGGGGCTCCAGCAGAAAACCAAGGCAGAATTCATAAGATAGAGGTTCTTCAATTCTGAGCCATCATCCCAGGAAGGTGAACAGCTTGTTCCACTTTGAATCCTTTGGGCTTAAACCCAAATCAGGTATGTTGTAGCGATCAATAACATAAGATGTTCCCTGCACAACTTTACCTCCTTAATTAGAGCCTTGCTTTTGGTGGTTCAGGGAGAGGGGGCCATAAAAGAAACCTCCACCTGCAGCATCAATACCTCCtgctctgtgctttttttttttttttttttttttttttttttttttttttttggtagaataTGCACTCCCGGCTATGTATTCTTAACCACATCTTTAATAATTTCAACTCATTCATTGTCTATAGAATGTTGTAAATCTTACCCCCTACCTCCCTGGTCTACTTCAGCTTGTCAGCCAGAGTACCAGTAAGCAACTGCTGAGTAGTAGGGCAGTTTATTTGTCTGATCTGCTAAAATCTCCAGTGCCTTAATTCTTCCCCCTAAAGAGGGAATTAAAATCTGTAGCTCCCGATTGCCCATGTTACAGCCCCTTTGCCAGTCCTCTTCccaatattaaatgaaaattgtaGTCTGTGAGTTGGAGAGGGCAGAGATAAAAAGGGATGGAATGCTGGCTCTCATGGAAGGACCTGCTTGAGGCTCCAGCAGAACACTGCTGAGGCCAGTATGTAAGGAAATTATTTGAACCCAGAAATGAACCATTTCACCCATGATCCCCACAGGATCACAGGCAAATGTCTAGTCCCTGAGCAGGGTGGAAGCTTGTGTTTGTGTCTCCACTCATGCACAAAGTGTCATTATTGAGGAGGCAGCAGTCAAGGCACTTAGAAAGGCATTAACTCCCACCCCTAAAGTATTAGGAGTAGATAAAAGGactaacaaaataaaagtgagaatgaaggaaaaaataaggaaagataCTCAGATTAGAATAGAATGGAAGAAATAAACATAACTGTACTGGAAGAATTCACCTAGATGAGAAATTTGGCTGAATCAAAAAACAGTTAAAACCGaggtaatggtggcacacatctttattcccagcacttgagaggcagaggcaagtggatctctgagttcaaggtcagcctgctctacacagtgagttctaagacagccaggtctacacagagaagctctatcttgaaaaacaatacaaaacaaaaaagaaaaagtttgaaGAACTGAGTGGATTTAGCAAGACTCCTGTGCAAATCTATTTTGATACAGCTAATCACCATGTCCTAAACACAGCAAAATATTCTACCATTCTTACAGAGTAATCTGTAAGTGAGGCCAGGGAGTTAACAAAATCCCTCACAATGGTGTTTCTGTGTTGTTGAGTTCTCATACAAAGGTTTTAATTTTGTCAGGAAGACAATCCAGTGGTGACAAGGATGTGGTAGAACCAAAATTTGTATGGAAGAGCATATGTTAGAGTGCTTTTATAGTATATATGAAGAAGTTTACAAAAACAAGCCAAGTGTATATAACTCAGTAATTCTATCTTTGAGAACCCAGCTTAAGGAAGTAAGTGTTCACATGCATTACTTACAATAGTATAAAAACTGGAACACCTTCCATATTTCATGATTACATTGTgacactttttatatttttttctcaaagaattttttcaaaaatagaaagatagtatgttaaaaggaaaatatttcaagaacAAAAATAGCACTAATCCTAAAAACCTGTATGTTTCCACTATACAATTACTGCATAAATACAACTGTAGAACCAAGAAATCCCTTTACTGTAACTACAGAATTAAATTtcagtaataattttttttcatttacattgcTCTGAACTAAACCAAGAGCCTCTTCCATGCTAGTTAAGTGCTCTAGCATATATTGCTTTGTACATTAAAATTGACTTCAGAAATGTAGAAATGGCTCATCTAATGAAAGCACAGGATGCCCAAGTCTGATGAGTTGAATTTGCTAGgaagaacccacatggtagaaggaaaggacTCCCAAAAGTCATCCTCTGAACTCCGGTTGGGTGACATTCCACATgtacattcaaacacacacacacatacacacacacacacacacacacacacacacacacacacacacacactcatacacacatgcacatgtgcatgtgcgtgaacacacacacaataatagtaaaaaataaaattttcatttcttccattttcctaaaTTGTCAATCACCTTGGAGTACTAGAACATTAGAATCCAAGAAGCTTCCCTTCCAACCAAAGGGCACAATAGAAAAACCTGGAGATTTCTGCCATAACTCAAAATAAAAACCGCAACTCaatgttattttcttcattttccattttttcaatATTCACTCCTTCAGTAACAGTGTGATAGGACCAAAACAGTGAATATGAAGGAAAAGGGACAATTGCCCAAATCATGAAATGCCCTTCCCTTGTCTTGTTGGTGGTAACACATTAAAGTTCgttatttcttcctcttccttgcttGAAAACAGCCATAAACACTGGGCGTGGGACACTCCTCATCACCAAGGAGAGCTGGTCAAGGAAGGCATTGATGGATGTTCGGAAGAGAACAGGATCTTCAGTGGTCCACCTACTAAAAGTAAAGAGGGAAACACCATCATGGGAAAGAATGAGGAATCTGTGCAGTGTCACCATAGTATGTCTTCTGCTTACTTCTAATCTACCAGTGTCTCCATTATAGAATACCTAGAATACACATTGCCTCCCAATCTAAAGCCACCCCCACTCCAAACTCTTGGAGAACTGACACAGTCAGAGTAGTGTCATTCACGGTGAACTCCTGCTGAACCATCACTTGCTGGTGCTGGACATTTGAGGCCAGGGATCTGCATGCTATGTTTGCCTCCACAGCAGTCCTGAATGGCACTGTTACAGAACTAGAAGGAGATATGGTCAAGGTATTATCCATTATTGAATTTTTTTGTGCATTGGGCTTGATTACACCTCTGAGGTTTACTTTAGCATGCCCCCAAATGACACCCAATCCATAGCCTTATCTTCAGTGGTTCTGGTCTTCCACACCCTACAGCCTTCTTAGACATACATACATTCTCTATTCTGCTTCAATATTGACTCTACTCAGGACTGACTGCCCACAGTACATCATTCTATCCCCTTCCTAGTTAGCCATAAACCTCCCCACATTAACTTTCCTCACAAATCACTTTTGGAATTCTGCCCTCCCTATGTTGCTACAGTCCCTGCCAATGTGCTCCCCCAAAAGGATACAACTCAAGGAGTCGACTTCCAGCTGTTGTTGCAGCATCTCCACTGGGTCCTGGGATAATTGGTGCCTGCTCGCCCTGAGGAGCTATGGCTGCTTCTTCTGCCACTACTCTTGCCTCTACAGGGCTCCTGGAGTCAAGGCCGCCTTGTGCAGCCTGGCTACCAGAATCCTGTGGCTGACTTTCATGAGGGGAGTTACCATGGTCATTCTCGGCTTCAGAACTCTGTGAGCTA comes from the Peromyscus maniculatus bairdii isolate BWxNUB_F1_BW_parent chromosome X, HU_Pman_BW_mat_3.1, whole genome shotgun sequence genome and includes:
- the LOC102914527 gene encoding EKC/KEOPS complex subunit LAGE3-like, with translation MQDPSGNNGCRTDGEEEDGQHTASTSHAQASSQSSEAENDHGNSPHESQPQDSGSQAAQGGLDSRSPVEARVVAEEAAIAPQGEQAPIIPGPSGDAATTAGSRLLEFSVTVPFRTAVEANIACRSLASNVQHQQVMVQQEFTVNDTTLTVRWTTEDPVLFRTSINAFLDQLSLVMRSVPRPVFMAVFKQGRGRNNEL